One genomic segment of Myxococcota bacterium includes these proteins:
- a CDS encoding LLM class flavin-dependent oxidoreductase has protein sequence MSAAEATQQDRIELGITPWDFSAGMQADRLAQQGERAEALGIGSFWLPENHFSGPGAIPQPLLWLGAVAARTRRLRLGTTSYLLPIRNPLQAAEEVAVLDRLSGGRVILGVGRGFRKALFEAFDVDVSTKRDNFEATLAVMQKAWSGESLTDGPGPPTRLAPLPVQAPHPPIWVAAFGPKALAQAGRLGLPYLASPMESLDSLVENYGRHRENLAEHDHDGSDLAVPIMRTVFAHPDPGVVGRVRDALTRQTLAMAKNASPALRRAGSTDVEDFALLGEPARVADAAARYREKLGMTHLIARTQLPGAEETELLEGLEHVAGLFA, from the coding sequence GTGAGCGCGGCAGAAGCGACCCAACAGGACCGGATCGAACTGGGCATCACGCCCTGGGATTTCTCGGCCGGAATGCAGGCGGACCGGCTTGCCCAACAGGGCGAGCGCGCCGAAGCCCTGGGCATAGGCTCGTTCTGGCTCCCCGAAAACCACTTCTCGGGTCCGGGCGCGATCCCGCAGCCGCTCCTGTGGCTGGGCGCCGTCGCCGCGCGCACCCGCCGCCTGCGACTCGGCACGACCTCCTACCTCTTGCCGATCCGGAATCCGCTGCAGGCCGCGGAAGAGGTCGCCGTGCTCGACCGCCTGTCTGGCGGCCGCGTCATCCTCGGCGTCGGACGCGGTTTTCGAAAGGCGCTCTTCGAAGCCTTCGACGTCGACGTGAGCACCAAGCGTGACAACTTCGAAGCCACGCTCGCCGTCATGCAGAAGGCGTGGTCCGGCGAATCGCTCACCGACGGCCCTGGGCCTCCGACCCGGCTGGCGCCCCTGCCCGTGCAGGCACCCCACCCGCCGATCTGGGTCGCGGCCTTCGGACCGAAGGCACTCGCCCAGGCGGGACGCCTCGGCCTGCCTTATCTGGCATCGCCGATGGAGAGCCTCGACTCGCTGGTGGAGAACTACGGCCGCCACCGGGAGAACCTCGCCGAGCACGACCACGACGGCAGCGACCTCGCGGTGCCGATCATGCGCACCGTGTTTGCCCACCCCGATCCCGGCGTCGTCGGCCGGGTGCGCGACGCGCTCACCCGACAAACCCTGGCGATGGCGAAGAACGCCTCGCCCGCGCTGCGCCGCGCCGGCAGCACCGACGTCGAGGACTTCGCGCTGCTCGGAGAACCGGCCCGCGTCGCCGATGCCGCGGCCCGCTATCGCGAGAAG